The following are encoded in a window of Chryseobacterium sp. genomic DNA:
- the ggt gene encoding gamma-glutamyltransferase, with amino-acid sequence MKNMLLFILFWPVITLAQFTEINVVKEVRTKDKGVVVSAHPLASEVGAGILRLGGNAFDAAVATQLALSVVYPQAGNLGGGGFLVAVKSSGEKFTLDYRETAPAKASRDMYLDKQNNADTDLSQNGRLAVGVPGSVAGMFATLKHCNLPMDVLIQPAIELAAKGFTITAREAALLNREMPQFNKHNKIPSVFQKRGFWKQGDLLVQRELAETLTSIQKNGAKGFYEGKTAELIVAEMRRGNGIIELQDLRNYKAVERQPLLFRYKENEIVSMPLPSSGGILLAQMLKMSDFENLGKFTHNSPEAVQIMVEAERRAFADRAEFMGDPDFSEDRTQMLISEEYLKKRWENFDRNFATPSAAVGKITALPEESAETTHISILDREGNAVSVTTTLNGLYGSKVVVAGAGFFMNNEMDDFSVKPGVPNMFGAVGGEANAIQPGKRMLSSMTPTIVMKKGKPFIIVGTPGGTTIPTSVFQSIVNIVDFGLNPSEAVNSPKFHHQWLPEGVLVERTFPEKTIESLIKKNYSFVKTEQIGRTELIVIDDTGMTTAIADSRGDDSVGLE; translated from the coding sequence ATGAAAAATATGCTTTTGTTTATTCTGTTTTGGCCGGTTATCACGCTTGCGCAGTTCACCGAAATCAATGTGGTAAAGGAAGTACGTACTAAAGATAAAGGTGTGGTTGTAAGCGCTCATCCGCTAGCAAGTGAAGTTGGCGCAGGCATATTACGGCTTGGCGGCAACGCTTTTGATGCAGCCGTCGCAACCCAGCTGGCTCTGTCAGTGGTTTATCCGCAAGCGGGAAATCTGGGCGGCGGAGGTTTTCTGGTCGCGGTAAAAAGCAGCGGCGAAAAATTCACCCTGGATTACCGCGAAACTGCACCGGCAAAAGCTTCACGGGATATGTACCTGGACAAACAAAACAATGCCGATACAGACCTGTCCCAAAACGGCAGGCTTGCCGTTGGCGTACCGGGTTCTGTAGCAGGAATGTTTGCTACTCTAAAACACTGCAATCTGCCGATGGATGTCCTAATACAGCCTGCCATAGAGCTTGCAGCGAAAGGATTTACTATAACAGCGCGTGAAGCAGCTTTGCTTAACCGCGAAATGCCTCAATTCAATAAACACAATAAAATTCCGTCCGTATTTCAGAAAAGAGGGTTCTGGAAGCAAGGAGATTTGCTGGTCCAGAGGGAACTGGCTGAAACACTGACAAGTATACAAAAGAATGGCGCCAAAGGATTCTATGAAGGCAAAACTGCAGAATTGATTGTTGCCGAAATGAGACGGGGCAACGGCATCATTGAACTGCAGGACCTGCGGAATTATAAAGCTGTTGAACGGCAACCCCTGCTTTTCCGTTATAAAGAGAATGAAATAGTATCCATGCCTTTGCCTTCAAGTGGCGGAATATTGCTCGCGCAAATGCTGAAGATGTCGGATTTTGAAAACCTCGGAAAGTTTACTCATAACTCACCTGAAGCTGTCCAGATCATGGTGGAGGCTGAGCGCAGGGCTTTTGCTGACCGTGCTGAATTTATGGGTGATCCGGATTTCAGTGAAGACAGGACCCAAATGCTGATTTCTGAGGAGTATCTGAAGAAACGCTGGGAAAATTTTGACAGAAATTTCGCAACTCCGAGTGCTGCTGTAGGTAAAATCACAGCGCTGCCTGAAGAATCTGCGGAAACAACCCATATCTCAATACTGGACCGGGAAGGAAATGCGGTATCTGTCACTACCACACTCAACGGATTATATGGAAGTAAAGTGGTTGTAGCAGGCGCAGGATTTTTCATGAATAACGAAATGGATGACTTCTCAGTTAAACCCGGAGTGCCCAATATGTTTGGAGCTGTAGGAGGCGAAGCCAATGCCATACAACCGGGTAAAAGGATGCTGAGCTCAATGACACCCACTATTGTTATGAAGAAGGGTAAACCGTTCATCATTGTAGGAACACCGGGCGGTACTACAATTCCAACCTCCGTGTTTCAGTCGATCGTAAATATTGTAGATTTCGGGTTAAACCCATCAGAAGCCGTAAATTCGCCCAAGTTTCACCATCAGTGGCTGCCAGAGGGCGTCCTTGTTGAAAGGACGTTTCCAGAAAAGACAATAGAGTCACTGATCAAAAAGAATTACAGTTTTGTTAAAACGGAACAGATTGGCAGGACAGAATTAATCGTCATTGATGATACGGGAATGACGACAGCAATTGCTGACAGTCGCGGCGATGATTCTGTAGGTTTAGAGTAG